Proteins encoded within one genomic window of Synechococcus sp. PCC 7335:
- a CDS encoding alpha-ketoacid dehydrogenase subunit beta: MAQTFLFDALREAIDEEMSRDQTVMVMGEDVGQYGGSYKVTKDLYEKYGELRVLDTPIAENSFTGMGIGAAMTGLRPIIEGMNMGFLLLAFNQISNNAGMLRYTSGGNFKIPVVIRGPGGVGSQLGAEHSQRLEAYFQAVPGLKIVACSTPRNAKGLLKAAIRDDNPVLFFEHVLLYFNKEDLPDDEYILPLDKAETVRTGKDVTILTYSRMRYQVMQAVEALEKKGYDPEVIDLISLKPIDYTTIGASIRKTHRVVIVEECMRTGGIGAEIIASINDRFFDELDGPVIRLSSQDIPTPYNKGLEDLTIVQPAQIEEAVEKIMLGRL; this comes from the coding sequence ATGGCCCAAACCTTTCTATTCGATGCCCTTCGCGAAGCTATCGACGAAGAAATGTCCCGCGACCAGACCGTCATGGTTATGGGTGAAGACGTCGGTCAATACGGCGGCTCTTACAAAGTCACCAAAGATCTCTACGAGAAGTATGGTGAGCTGCGTGTGCTTGATACCCCCATCGCTGAAAATAGTTTTACAGGAATGGGGATTGGCGCGGCGATGACTGGCCTTAGGCCGATTATTGAAGGCATGAACATGGGCTTTTTACTCCTAGCCTTCAACCAAATCTCTAATAACGCAGGCATGCTGCGCTACACCTCTGGCGGCAACTTCAAAATCCCTGTCGTCATCCGGGGTCCTGGTGGTGTCGGCTCCCAGCTCGGCGCAGAACACTCCCAGCGCCTAGAAGCCTATTTTCAGGCTGTTCCTGGACTCAAGATTGTGGCCTGTTCCACCCCCCGCAATGCCAAAGGGCTACTCAAAGCAGCAATTCGCGATGATAACCCGGTGCTGTTCTTCGAGCACGTGCTGCTGTACTTCAACAAAGAAGATCTGCCGGACGATGAGTACATCTTGCCCTTAGACAAGGCAGAGACTGTGCGAACCGGCAAAGACGTCACTATCTTGACCTACTCGCGGATGCGCTATCAGGTCATGCAAGCGGTAGAAGCATTAGAGAAGAAGGGCTATGACCCAGAAGTGATCGATCTAATCTCGCTTAAGCCAATTGACTACACTACGATTGGCGCTTCGATTAGAAAAACGCATCGCGTTGTCATTGTCGAAGAATGTATGCGCACAGGTGGCATCGGCGCAGAGATTATCGCCTCAATTAATGATCGGTTCTTTGATGAGCTAGACGGACCCGTTATCCGGCTGTCTTCGCAAGATATTCCAACCCCTTATAACAAAGGATTAGAAGATCTGACTATTGTCCAGCCCGCTCAAATTGAAGAAGCCGTCGAAAAGATTATGCTAGGACGCCTGTAG
- the secD gene encoding protein translocase subunit SecD, translating to MGKQRLILASLLGLVIAAIVLIVQVPTQLGLDLRGGTQLTMQVSPTEEIPSVGESELAAVQRVIENRVNGLGVSEAVVQSVGQDQLSIQLPGVSDPEQAERVLGGTAQLEFRNQKPGTEGALAELQRIAQQQLAQQQLLLDGDGDEAAIAANQAAITETQADILNLFEESQLTGDKLSDAIAGTNGAGAWQVDITFDSEGADLFAELTRNIAGTGRGLGIFLDNQLISAPRVDVQYAQTGIAGGRATISGNFDVEAARDLEIQLRGGSLPLPVEIVENRTVGATLGRDSVERSLYAALLGLALVLVFMAVYYRLPGILADIALVVYAILTFAAYNLLGVTLTLPGIAGFILSIGMAVDANVLIFERTREEMRAGKTLYRSVESGFYRAFSSILDSNVTTLIACGALFFLGTGLVRGFALTLAIGVLVSMFTAVSCSRTLLFFAIGFPQFRKPGLFCPGIETLPKVTSSATQ from the coding sequence ATGGGTAAGCAACGCTTAATTTTAGCTTCGCTATTGGGGCTGGTGATTGCGGCCATTGTACTCATTGTGCAAGTGCCTACTCAGCTAGGCTTAGACTTGCGCGGTGGCACCCAGCTAACGATGCAGGTCAGCCCAACAGAAGAGATACCCAGTGTCGGTGAGTCCGAGCTAGCCGCGGTACAAAGAGTGATTGAAAATCGGGTCAATGGCTTAGGGGTATCAGAGGCGGTTGTGCAAAGTGTAGGGCAAGATCAGCTCTCGATTCAGCTGCCAGGAGTGAGTGACCCTGAACAAGCGGAGCGGGTGCTAGGCGGAACCGCACAGCTAGAATTTCGCAACCAAAAGCCAGGGACAGAAGGCGCCTTGGCTGAGTTACAAAGGATTGCTCAGCAGCAGTTGGCTCAGCAGCAGCTATTGCTAGATGGGGATGGGGATGAAGCAGCGATCGCTGCCAACCAAGCTGCTATCACCGAGACGCAAGCAGATATCTTGAATCTATTTGAAGAATCTCAGCTCACAGGCGACAAGTTAAGTGATGCGATCGCTGGTACCAACGGTGCAGGTGCTTGGCAAGTAGACATCACCTTCGACTCAGAAGGAGCCGATCTCTTTGCTGAGCTGACTCGTAATATTGCTGGAACGGGCCGCGGCCTCGGTATTTTTCTAGACAACCAGCTAATCAGCGCCCCTAGAGTTGATGTGCAATACGCACAAACCGGCATTGCCGGTGGCAGAGCCACTATTTCTGGCAACTTTGATGTAGAGGCCGCCCGCGATTTGGAAATTCAGCTACGCGGCGGCTCTTTGCCATTGCCTGTTGAGATCGTTGAAAACCGTACGGTTGGCGCAACGCTAGGTAGAGATAGTGTGGAGCGCAGTTTGTATGCCGCCTTATTGGGACTAGCGCTAGTCCTCGTCTTTATGGCTGTGTACTATCGCTTACCCGGCATTCTAGCCGATATAGCTTTGGTTGTTTACGCCATTTTGACCTTCGCAGCCTACAACCTGCTAGGCGTGACGCTGACGCTACCAGGCATCGCTGGCTTTATTCTCAGTATTGGCATGGCGGTTGATGCTAACGTGCTGATTTTTGAGCGTACCCGCGAAGAAATGCGCGCTGGCAAGACACTTTATCGATCAGTTGAATCCGGTTTCTACAGAGCCTTTTCCAGCATTCTAGATAGTAATGTGACTACCCTGATTGCTTGCGGAGCGCTGTTTTTCTTAGGCACTGGCTTAGTCAGGGGCTTTGCACTCACCTTAGCTATCGGTGTACTCGTCAGTATGTTTACGGCTGTTAGCTGTAGCCGCACACTGCTCTTTTTCGCAATTGGCTTTCCTCAGTTTCGTAAGCCTGGTCTGTTTTGTCCTGGTATCGAAACGCTGCCTAAAGTTACCTCTTCAGCGACTCAATAG
- the secF gene encoding protein translocase subunit SecF — MKLNVIKQKTLWWSISSILILVGIASMAFSWQQYGAPIKPSLDFVGGTRLQLSRDCTVANNCTDPIDISEVRQVLNSQDLTGSSIQLSGEDQQSIVVRTRNLDVDQRDRLQSALSDTIGTIDPALTKNDTVGPVLGKQLLTSGLLSLLVAFALIAAYLSLRFKFDYAILAIVALLHDILITLGLFSILSLVTGYEADSLFIVALLTIVGFSVNDTVVIYDRIRETLQRTPERSINQIVEEAVNSTLGRSINTTLTTVLTLLSIVIFGGDTLKFFALALITGFLAGAYSSIFVASTLLAWWRSRSEADSVDDDGFEEPVDTAPTSP; from the coding sequence ATGAAACTAAACGTCATCAAGCAAAAGACCCTTTGGTGGTCTATCTCTAGCATTCTGATTTTAGTTGGCATCGCATCGATGGCTTTCTCGTGGCAGCAATACGGCGCACCCATTAAGCCTAGTCTGGATTTTGTCGGTGGCACTCGTCTACAGCTATCTCGCGACTGCACAGTGGCCAATAACTGCACAGATCCCATTGATATCTCCGAGGTTCGCCAAGTCTTAAATAGTCAAGACTTGACCGGTAGCAGCATTCAGCTATCAGGCGAAGATCAGCAATCAATTGTGGTGCGAACTCGCAACTTAGATGTCGATCAGCGTGATCGCTTGCAATCTGCCCTCAGTGATACGATTGGGACTATCGATCCTGCCTTGACTAAGAATGACACCGTGGGTCCGGTTCTAGGCAAGCAGCTACTGACATCAGGGTTACTATCACTGCTGGTAGCGTTTGCGTTGATTGCAGCCTACTTAAGTCTACGGTTCAAGTTTGACTACGCCATCCTAGCGATTGTGGCGCTACTGCACGATATCCTCATTACCCTAGGACTCTTTTCGATTCTCAGCCTAGTGACGGGCTACGAGGCTGACAGCCTATTTATTGTAGCCCTGCTAACAATCGTAGGCTTCTCAGTGAACGATACCGTCGTTATCTATGATCGCATCCGCGAAACCCTTCAGCGAACACCTGAGCGCTCGATTAATCAAATCGTCGAAGAGGCGGTCAACAGTACGCTAGGCCGATCGATCAACACAACTCTAACAACGGTCTTGACACTGCTGAGTATCGTCATATTTGGTGGCGATACGCTTAAGTTCTTTGCTTTGGCGCTCATTACAGGATTCTTAGCGGGTGCATATTCCAGCATTTTCGTTGCCAGTACGCTGCTAGCCTGGTGGCGCAGTCGCTCTGAAGCGGATAGCGTTGATGATGACGGGTTCGAAGAACCGGTTGATACAGCCCCAACCTCGCCATAG
- a CDS encoding ABC transporter substrate-binding protein, whose product MVLTSKRLQSFYQRVGKCCTWLLLPLLITACGGESESDLATSAEDGTPQEGGSLVWARYGDADSLDPQRTTTTLSWQVFDQIYDTLLAFDDNGEVVPNLAKEWTVSEDGLEATFVLNEGITCHDGTPFDANDVKYTAERAISEDNPSVTKGAWGPISSVKAVDSQTVRFSFSEPFGAFVSFMADPFSSQICDSAEELGDDFGVSAAVGTGPWKLVNWTKGDEIVLEKNADYQNFGRPIENEGAPYLDQLIVKQIPEPQTRLAGLQTGEIQVIAEPPLEELEAIEADDNLNNYIAEKTGQNVFFEFTTSRPPFDDIRARQAVAYAIDPDGAIDIVFGDVVKREKCTVARGVLGNDQDFCAEHGYSHDPERAKELLAELGYGPDNPLTVTMMTWVGGNRERMVQVFQNQLKQVGIETEIETMDIGTLNARVKQENETDSGQGTFDMMGWAWYDPDILHQLWHSPGAYSGYQSAELDTLLNETRTTVDSDARLAAVQEAQQYLLENAVHVPLYTPGWLWIYTTRSEVDGFKIGPFDRPLFNDVKLTS is encoded by the coding sequence ATGGTCTTGACGAGCAAACGCTTGCAGAGTTTTTATCAACGAGTGGGGAAATGCTGTACCTGGTTGCTGTTGCCACTGCTAATAACGGCCTGTGGTGGAGAGAGTGAATCCGATCTAGCCACCTCTGCTGAGGATGGCACGCCTCAAGAAGGCGGCAGCCTGGTATGGGCCAGATACGGTGATGCCGATTCTCTCGATCCGCAGCGCACCACAACAACGTTATCTTGGCAAGTCTTCGACCAGATCTACGATACATTGTTAGCTTTTGATGACAATGGAGAAGTGGTTCCTAACTTAGCTAAAGAGTGGACAGTGAGTGAAGACGGCTTAGAGGCCACATTTGTTTTAAATGAAGGCATCACCTGCCACGACGGGACGCCCTTTGATGCCAACGACGTAAAATACACTGCCGAAAGAGCCATCAGTGAAGACAATCCTAGTGTGACAAAAGGCGCTTGGGGACCCATTTCCTCAGTAAAAGCGGTGGACTCTCAAACCGTTAGATTCAGCTTCTCAGAACCCTTTGGCGCGTTTGTCTCTTTTATGGCTGACCCTTTCTCTAGCCAAATTTGTGACAGTGCCGAGGAGCTAGGCGACGACTTTGGCGTCAGCGCTGCTGTGGGGACGGGTCCTTGGAAGCTAGTAAATTGGACAAAAGGCGATGAGATTGTTCTAGAGAAAAACGCCGACTATCAAAACTTTGGTCGCCCGATTGAGAATGAGGGTGCCCCTTACCTCGATCAGCTCATTGTCAAACAAATTCCCGAGCCGCAGACTCGTTTAGCGGGCTTACAAACCGGTGAGATACAGGTGATCGCAGAGCCCCCCTTAGAAGAGCTAGAGGCGATTGAAGCCGACGACAACCTGAATAACTACATTGCCGAAAAAACCGGACAAAACGTATTTTTTGAATTCACCACCTCGCGTCCACCTTTTGACGATATTCGCGCTCGCCAAGCCGTTGCCTATGCCATCGATCCTGATGGGGCTATCGACATTGTATTTGGCGATGTGGTGAAGCGAGAGAAATGTACTGTCGCTAGGGGCGTGCTAGGTAACGATCAAGATTTTTGCGCCGAGCATGGCTACAGTCACGATCCCGAAAGAGCAAAAGAACTCTTGGCAGAGCTGGGCTATGGGCCCGATAATCCGCTAACGGTCACGATGATGACCTGGGTGGGTGGCAACCGCGAAAGGATGGTGCAAGTCTTTCAGAACCAGCTCAAGCAAGTGGGCATAGAAACCGAAATTGAGACAATGGACATCGGCACGCTTAATGCTCGTGTTAAGCAAGAAAATGAAACTGACAGCGGCCAAGGTACCTTTGACATGATGGGCTGGGCCTGGTACGACCCAGACATTTTGCATCAGCTATGGCACTCGCCCGGTGCCTACAGCGGCTATCAAAGTGCAGAGCTAGATACACTGCTAAACGAAACTCGAACAACAGTGGATTCAGACGCGCGGCTAGCAGCGGTGCAGGAAGCTCAACAGTATCTGCTAGAAAACGCGGTGCATGTGCCGCTATACACCCCCGGTTGGCTGTGGATCTATACGACTCGTTCAGAGGTAGATGGCTTCAAGATTGGACCGTTTGACCGACCTTTATTTAACGATGTGAAGCTGACCTCCTAA
- a CDS encoding ABC transporter permease, producing MTQYIFKRILGGLFTIWVTTVAVTLLIHLVPGDPVQIMFAQSQSTTPEQLEQIRQQLGLDRPIYEQYFLYLGRILRGDFGTTIRGNQPVLELLLVRLPNTLLLAASSLLVTMIVGVSAGFFAAYKRDTWIDTGLMTGAILGISIPSFWLGLMLMYVFSIRLGWLPVSGTDLKNLILPALTLGLANAAAVSRLTRSSMIDVFSQDFMRTARAKGLAETVVLSRHAFRNGMINVVNMLGLQFTYMMGGAIVVENVFAWNGIGRLAIQSIFQRDYPTIQGFILIFATVVVTVSILLDILYAWIDPRIKYS from the coding sequence ATGACTCAATACATCTTCAAGCGAATCTTAGGCGGCCTGTTCACTATTTGGGTAACCACGGTGGCAGTCACCCTATTGATTCATCTAGTGCCAGGCGACCCGGTGCAAATTATGTTTGCTCAGTCGCAGTCGACAACGCCTGAGCAGCTAGAGCAAATTCGTCAGCAGCTTGGGTTAGATCGGCCCATTTATGAACAGTATTTTCTTTATCTGGGTCGAATTCTACGGGGGGATTTTGGCACGACGATTCGAGGCAATCAGCCGGTTCTAGAGCTGCTGCTGGTGCGATTGCCAAATACGCTACTGCTGGCAGCGAGCAGTTTGCTAGTGACGATGATAGTGGGGGTGAGCGCTGGCTTTTTTGCCGCTTACAAGCGAGATACCTGGATTGATACAGGGCTGATGACTGGCGCTATTTTAGGGATTTCGATCCCAAGCTTTTGGCTAGGGCTAATGCTGATGTATGTGTTTTCTATCCGGTTGGGCTGGCTGCCAGTATCGGGTACGGATCTAAAGAATTTAATTTTGCCTGCCCTGACGCTAGGACTGGCCAATGCGGCGGCAGTCTCTCGGCTCACCCGTTCGTCGATGATAGATGTGTTTTCTCAAGATTTTATGCGGACGGCGCGGGCCAAGGGACTAGCTGAAACCGTGGTGCTATCACGTCATGCCTTTCGCAATGGCATGATCAACGTGGTCAATATGCTGGGATTGCAGTTTACCTACATGATGGGCGGGGCGATTGTGGTCGAAAATGTTTTTGCCTGGAACGGCATTGGGCGTTTGGCAATTCAGTCAATTTTCCAGCGGGACTACCCTACAATTCAAGGGTTTATCTTGATCTTTGCGACTGTTGTGGTGACTGTTTCAATTTTGTTGGATATTCTCTATGCCTGGATCGATCCAAGAATTAAATACTCCTAG
- the nikC gene encoding nickel transporter permease, whose amino-acid sequence MTQNLAQAESTDILEPRSRRTRRFFKDLLRTPSAKLGAAICSLLVLTALFAPLIAPYDPINMGAGQALTPPNSTHWFGTDELGRDLFSRIVYGSRLTLQVGAIAVGISMTAGVLIGLVAGYAGGWIEAILMRTVDVLFSFTETLIALAAVAVLGPSLTNAMIAVGISSIPFYARITYGAVLVEKNKEYFKAAQAVGARHQRLIFRHILPNILSPIIVVATLGVSIAVLSASALSFLGLGAQPPSPEWGATLAAGRDYFKRAPWITTFPGLAIAITVLGFNLLGDGLREALDPQQRR is encoded by the coding sequence ATGACCCAAAACCTGGCCCAAGCAGAAAGTACAGATATTTTGGAGCCGCGATCGCGCAGAACTCGCCGTTTCTTTAAAGATCTTCTTCGCACGCCAAGTGCAAAGCTAGGGGCAGCTATCTGCTCATTACTAGTGCTAACGGCTTTATTTGCACCCCTGATTGCCCCATACGATCCGATTAATATGGGCGCGGGTCAGGCGTTGACACCGCCTAACTCGACTCACTGGTTTGGCACAGATGAGCTAGGCCGAGATTTGTTTAGCCGCATTGTCTACGGTTCGCGACTGACGCTACAGGTAGGGGCGATCGCGGTGGGTATCTCGATGACCGCAGGTGTCCTGATTGGCCTGGTGGCCGGCTATGCAGGAGGATGGATTGAGGCAATTTTAATGCGGACGGTCGATGTGCTGTTCTCTTTTACTGAGACGCTAATTGCCCTAGCTGCCGTTGCTGTACTCGGCCCTAGCCTCACCAACGCCATGATCGCAGTTGGCATTAGCTCAATCCCTTTTTACGCTCGCATCACCTATGGAGCCGTACTAGTTGAGAAAAACAAAGAGTATTTCAAAGCGGCTCAGGCAGTCGGCGCGAGACACCAGCGGCTAATTTTTAGGCATATTTTGCCGAACATCTTGTCGCCAATTATTGTGGTGGCGACGCTGGGCGTTTCGATTGCGGTACTCTCTGCCTCGGCGCTGTCTTTCTTAGGATTAGGCGCACAGCCACCTTCGCCAGAGTGGGGCGCAACCCTAGCGGCAGGCCGCGACTACTTTAAACGAGCCCCCTGGATTACGACCTTTCCAGGACTGGCGATCGCGATTACCGTCCTTGGATTCAATCTCTTAGGCGATGGCCTTCGCGAAGCGCTAGACCCTCAGCAGCGCCGATGA
- a CDS encoding ABC transporter ATP-binding protein, with amino-acid sequence MALLTVRNLSTQFHTAAGSVSAVNGVSFQVESGETVGIVGESGSGKSVTVLSLTQLLPNPPGKVSAGEAIFDQRDLLKLSDDEMRKIRGNRIAMIFQDPMTSLNPVLTIERQMTEALQLHLKMRAGEARDRAIHLLERVGIPSAAQRIKNHPHQFSGGMRQRVMIAMGLACDPQLLIADEPTTALDVTIQAQIVELVKELRQKNNMAIIWITHDLSLLAGIADRILVMYAGQIVESAPLHPLYENPRHPYTLGLLQSLPRLDEARRTRLNPVKGLPPDLLNYPTGCPFAPRCPFVVEQCYEEDPPLTAVGEAHEAACWVQPRGDEVLAAFRQAENSDR; translated from the coding sequence ATGGCCCTACTCACCGTTCGTAACCTTAGCACTCAGTTTCATACGGCGGCGGGTAGCGTTAGCGCCGTCAATGGCGTCAGCTTTCAAGTAGAGTCAGGCGAGACTGTCGGTATTGTCGGCGAATCCGGCTCTGGCAAAAGCGTCACGGTTCTTTCCTTAACCCAGCTACTGCCTAATCCGCCAGGCAAAGTGAGCGCGGGTGAAGCTATATTCGATCAGCGAGATTTGCTAAAGCTTTCTGACGATGAGATGCGAAAGATTCGGGGCAATCGTATCGCCATGATCTTTCAAGATCCGATGACTTCATTGAATCCTGTTTTGACCATAGAGCGTCAGATGACGGAGGCTTTGCAGCTTCATTTAAAGATGAGAGCAGGGGAAGCTCGCGATCGCGCCATCCATTTGCTAGAGCGCGTTGGCATTCCCAGTGCGGCTCAGCGGATTAAGAACCATCCTCATCAGTTCTCAGGCGGAATGCGTCAGCGCGTCATGATTGCCATGGGGCTAGCGTGCGATCCTCAGCTATTGATTGCCGACGAGCCGACCACCGCGCTTGATGTCACTATTCAGGCGCAGATCGTTGAGCTAGTTAAAGAGCTGCGCCAAAAGAACAATATGGCAATTATTTGGATCACGCACGATCTATCGCTGCTAGCAGGCATCGCCGATCGAATTCTCGTGATGTATGCCGGACAAATAGTTGAATCTGCGCCGCTACACCCGCTCTATGAAAATCCTCGCCATCCCTACACGTTGGGACTATTGCAAAGTTTGCCACGCTTAGATGAAGCTCGTCGCACTCGTCTAAACCCTGTCAAGGGTCTACCGCCTGATCTGTTGAACTATCCGACAGGCTGTCCATTTGCACCTCGCTGTCCGTTTGTCGTAGAGCAGTGCTACGAAGAAGATCCGCCCTTAACAGCAGTGGGAGAAGCACACGAGGCAGCTTGCTGGGTGCAGCCTCGCGGAGATGAAGTTCTAGCAGCGTTTCGGCAGGCTGAAAATTCTGATCGGTGA
- a CDS encoding BrnT family toxin, whose protein sequence is MEFEWNPEKAVINQRKHGVSFQSATTVFNDALSMTFPDPDHSIGESRYIIIGMSELNQLLVVSHTDRGNYTRIISAREATRQERKFYEESN, encoded by the coding sequence ATGGAATTCGAATGGAATCCAGAGAAAGCTGTTATTAATCAAAGAAAGCACGGTGTTTCTTTCCAATCAGCAACGACTGTATTTAATGACGCTTTGTCAATGACGTTTCCTGATCCTGACCATTCCATAGGTGAGAGCCGATACATTATTATTGGAATGTCTGAGCTGAACCAGTTACTGGTCGTCTCACATACTGACCGAGGAAACTACACTCGTATCATCAGCGCCCGAGAAGCTACTCGCCAGGAAAGGAAATTTTATGAAGAAAGTAACTAA
- a CDS encoding ABC transporter ATP-binding protein: MSQALILVKDLKVHFPVRKGLPWQRRTEWVKAVDGLSFSIQSGETLGLVGESGCGKSTTGRAILQLEQPTAGKVYFEDTELTTLKSESLRQQRQKMQMIFQDPYASLNPRMTVGSIVKEPMTVHALARGQEKRDRVHHILETVGLSPQHYHRYPHEFSGGQRQRVVIARALAADPDFIVGDEPIAALDVSIQAQVVNLLQSLQQELGLTYLFIAHDLSVVRHIADRVAVMYLGKLMELADRVSIYEEPLHPYTQALLSAVPIPDPRLEAKRERIILQGDVPSPMHPPKGCCFHTRCPFVMPECRQDPEPPFREVEAGHYVACHLVE, translated from the coding sequence ATGTCTCAGGCCCTTATTCTCGTTAAAGATCTCAAGGTTCATTTTCCGGTAAGAAAAGGGCTACCTTGGCAGCGTCGGACCGAATGGGTCAAGGCGGTAGATGGGCTTAGCTTTAGCATTCAATCGGGTGAGACGTTGGGTTTGGTGGGCGAGTCGGGCTGTGGCAAAAGTACGACCGGACGAGCCATTTTGCAGTTGGAGCAGCCTACCGCTGGCAAAGTTTATTTTGAAGATACTGAGCTAACAACTTTAAAGAGCGAGTCTCTTCGACAACAGCGACAGAAAATGCAGATGATCTTCCAAGATCCTTATGCGTCGCTAAATCCTCGGATGACGGTGGGATCTATTGTCAAAGAGCCGATGACAGTACATGCGCTAGCACGGGGGCAGGAGAAACGCGATCGCGTGCATCACATCCTAGAGACTGTTGGCCTTAGCCCCCAGCACTACCACCGCTATCCACACGAATTTTCCGGCGGCCAGCGGCAGCGGGTTGTCATTGCCAGAGCCCTAGCCGCCGACCCTGACTTCATCGTCGGGGACGAGCCGATTGCTGCGCTCGACGTCTCTATTCAGGCTCAGGTAGTCAATCTGCTGCAGTCTCTTCAACAAGAGTTGGGATTAACCTACCTATTTATTGCCCACGATCTTAGCGTGGTGCGCCACATTGCCGATCGGGTTGCGGTCATGTACTTAGGCAAGCTGATGGAGCTAGCTGACCGTGTTAGCATTTATGAAGAGCCGCTCCATCCCTACACGCAGGCGCTGCTTTCAGCTGTACCGATTCCCGATCCGAGGCTAGAGGCTAAAAGAGAGAGAATCATTTTGCAAGGAGATGTTCCTAGTCCCATGCACCCGCCCAAGGGATGCTGCTTTCACACTCGCTGCCCTTTTGTGATGCCGGAGTGTCGCCAAGACCCGGAGCCTCCCTTTAGAGAAGTTGAAGCAGGGCATTACGTCGCCTGTCATCTAGTTGAATAG